From a region of the Lactuca sativa cultivar Salinas chromosome 4, Lsat_Salinas_v11, whole genome shotgun sequence genome:
- the LOC111918730 gene encoding protein FAR1-RELATED SEQUENCE 1-like, translating into MSKKGVLKRLNDVIWNERINTSEFEIEWQGIMDEYELNDNKWFKDMFSIRDKWIPAYFKDCHLLGLMGKTSRCKGENYFYGLMTNTKFHLIEYHDHFETTKEAQRCLQRKNNHDPRYTNPDTKTKLLIEDEVSEAFTRTVFFEIQKEIIASRLTCYSIKVEEYDGINKFNIKDNDKDVKHFGDFEVSFMKSDCTVTCSCLRFKLTGCLCRHCFYVLRMSRVEHFPRKYISRRWTKDVVSRSSNAYKMCQSPKNDANEDFKSMIRDIYYLVDYCVDRLVSDMEKLKLYREKLREMIQDVDEDTRNLQPMTNT; encoded by the exons ATGTCGAAGAAAGGGGTTTTGAAACGATTAAACGATGTTATATGGAATGAACGAATCAATACAAGCGAGTTTGAAATAGAATGGCAAGGGATAATGGATGAGTATGAGTTAAATGACAACAAATGGTTTAAAGATATGTTTTCAATTCGAGATAAATGGATTCCTGCCTATTTCAAGGATTGCCACTTGTTAGGGTTAATGGGAAAGACATCAAGATGTAAAGGTGAAAATTATTTCTATGGGTTGATGACAAATACAAAATTTCATTTAATTGAGTATCACGATCATTTTGAAACGACAAAGGAGGCACAACGTTGTCTTCAACGTAAAAACAATCATGACCCCCGCTACACGAATCCTGATACTAAAACTAAATTGTTGATTGAAGACGAGGTATCTGAAGCATTTACACGAACTGTGTTCTTTGAAATCCAAAAGGAGATAATAGCATCCAGGCTTACATGTTACTCAATTAAAGTCGAAGAATATGATGGAATTAACAAATTCAACATCAAGGATAACGACAAAGACGTTAaacattttggtgattttgag GTTTCATTCATGAAATCTGATTGCACTGTTACTTGCTCTTGTTTACGCTTTAAATTAACTGGGTGCCTATGTAGACATTGCTTTTATGTATTAAGGATGTCAAGAGTGGAACATTTCCCTAGAAAATATATTTCAAGAAGGTGGACAAAGGATGTGGTATCGAGATCATCAAATGCTTATAAGATGTGTCAGTCTCCTAAAAATGATGCAAATGAGGACTTTAAATCAATGATCCGGGACATATACTATTTGGTTGACTATTGTGTTGATCGGCTAGTTTCTGATATGGAAAAGTTGAAGTTGTATCGAGAGAAACTAAGGGAGATGATTCAAGATGTTGATGAAGATACAAGAAATTTACAGCCCATGACGAACACATGA